A genomic stretch from Sulfobacillus thermosulfidooxidans includes:
- a CDS encoding RNA-guided endonuclease InsQ/TnpB family protein, with amino-acid sequence MRRSHQIALDPNNKHATYFAKACGVARFAYNWGLAQWKRQYEAGEKPTQASLRRQLNAIKREQFPWMLEVTKNAPQMALIHLGNAFQRFFRGDAKSPTFKQKGVHDRFTLTNDQVAVSDKRIRIPHLGWVRMRETLRFSGKIMSATISRKADKWYVSITVDTEETPAMCENQAIVGVDLGVNRLATLSDGTFVTGAKPHQALLNRLRRLSRSLSRKHKGSKNRAKAQLKFAKLHAKIANIRHDALHKLTTRLANQYGVIVVEDLNVKGMMANHRLARAVGDRGFHELRRQLAYKTSMRGGQLIIVDRWFASSKICSECGTKQKNMPLSIREWTCPECGTHHDRDVNAARNLMKWAVSSTVTACGEDVRPAIAEAASTKQEFNVKATYA; translated from the coding sequence ATGCGGAGAAGCCATCAAATTGCACTGGATCCTAATAACAAACACGCTACCTATTTTGCCAAAGCCTGTGGTGTAGCTCGGTTTGCCTACAACTGGGGGCTTGCACAGTGGAAGCGCCAATATGAGGCCGGTGAAAAACCCACGCAAGCTTCCCTTCGTCGGCAACTGAATGCCATCAAGCGTGAACAGTTCCCGTGGATGCTCGAAGTCACGAAAAACGCGCCACAAATGGCTTTGATTCACCTCGGTAATGCGTTCCAACGGTTTTTTCGAGGGGATGCGAAGTCTCCAACCTTCAAACAGAAAGGCGTTCATGACAGGTTCACGCTCACGAATGATCAGGTTGCCGTCAGTGACAAGCGTATACGTATTCCCCATCTCGGATGGGTACGAATGCGAGAAACCTTGCGGTTCTCTGGCAAGATCATGTCTGCCACCATTTCCCGAAAAGCAGACAAATGGTATGTCAGTATCACGGTAGACACGGAAGAGACGCCGGCGATGTGCGAAAACCAAGCGATAGTCGGCGTGGATTTGGGGGTCAACCGATTGGCTACGTTGTCTGACGGAACCTTTGTGACAGGCGCAAAGCCTCACCAGGCCCTTTTGAATCGTTTACGTCGATTGTCCCGTTCGCTATCTCGCAAGCACAAAGGCTCGAAAAACAGAGCAAAAGCCCAACTCAAATTCGCGAAGCTCCACGCAAAGATCGCCAATATCCGCCACGACGCACTGCATAAGCTCACGACCCGCTTAGCGAATCAATACGGCGTGATTGTCGTCGAAGATTTGAACGTCAAAGGAATGATGGCGAATCATCGTTTGGCAAGAGCTGTGGGAGACAGGGGCTTTCATGAGTTGCGTAGGCAGTTAGCGTATAAGACATCAATGCGTGGTGGACAACTCATCATTGTGGATCGCTGGTTTGCCTCCAGTAAAATATGTTCAGAGTGTGGGACGAAACAAAAAAATATGCCACTGTCGATACGCGAGTGGACATGCCCGGAGTGTGGAACCCATCATGATCGAGACGTGAATGCTGCAAGGAATCTGATGAAATGGGCCGTGAGTTCCACGGTGACAGCCTGTGGAGAGGACGTAAGACCTGCTATTGCAGAGGCAGCCTCAACGAAGCAGGAATTTAACGTCAAAGCTACCTATGCGTAG
- a CDS encoding metallopeptidase TldD-related protein translates to MVAHGKTGFDEQVLSPYFSLISDPTLAGTSLYDDEGHLACVQPLIQDGILRSFVLNQASASELNVSSTALDYRPAIKQLPQALPASLVVQTGPYHLSDLMNVVRRCLILGNWIGGRSTNPLRGDIAGNGSDLYYVDPEEILGRVKNSVVSIDIFSALRDQLLAVGRRTGFQLECCNRLRGTFLRSFKPTQVYA, encoded by the coding sequence ATTGTAGCCCATGGGAAGACAGGATTTGATGAACAGGTTTTATCGCCCTATTTCTCCTTAATTAGCGATCCCACATTAGCCGGAACCAGTTTGTACGATGATGAAGGTCATCTCGCTTGTGTGCAGCCGCTTATCCAAGACGGAATTTTACGATCGTTCGTGTTAAATCAAGCTTCCGCCAGTGAACTAAACGTATCATCGACCGCCTTGGATTACCGTCCGGCTATCAAACAACTTCCTCAAGCCCTTCCGGCGAGTTTGGTGGTTCAAACAGGACCATACCATTTGAGTGATCTCATGAATGTGGTTCGCCGTTGTTTAATTTTGGGCAACTGGATCGGCGGGCGGTCCACTAATCCCTTACGAGGAGACATTGCGGGCAACGGTAGTGACCTCTATTACGTTGATCCTGAAGAAATCTTGGGACGAGTCAAAAATTCGGTTGTCAGCATTGATATCTTTTCCGCTTTACGTGATCAATTGCTTGCTGTGGGACGTCGCACTGGATTCCAGCTGGAATGTTGCAACCGGCTCCGGGGTACCTTCCTCCGTTCTTTCAAACCTACTCAAGTCTACGCATAG